Genomic window (Streptomyces sp. RerS4):
CGATCGCCGTCCCGGCGACGCTGCTGGTGATCGTCCTGGGCTCGTTCGCCGGATACGCCTTCGCCTGGCTGGAGTTCCCCGGCCGGGACTGGCTGTTCCTGGTGGTGGTCGGGCTGTTGGTGGTCCCCGTCCAGGTGGCGTTGATCCCGGTGTCCGAACTCTTCGGCAGCATCGGCCTGTTCGAGACCACGGCCGGTGTGGTGCTCTTCCACACCGCCTTCGGGCTGCCCTTCGCGGTGTTCCTGCTGCGCAACTTCTTCGCGGAGATCCCGCGCGAGCTGCTGGAGGCGGCGCGCCTGGACGGCGCGGGCGAGCTGCGGCTGTTCGCCCGGGTGGTGCTGCCGCTCGGCGGTCCGGCGATCGCCTCGCTCGGCATCTTCCAGTTCCTGTGGGTGTGGAACGACATGTTGGTGGCGCTGGTCTTCGCCGACTCGGCGAACCCGCCCGTCACGGTCGCCCTCCAGCAGCAGGTACGGCAGTTCGGGAACAACATCGACGTCCTGGCGCCCGGCGCGTTCCTGTCGATGGTCGTGCCGCTCGTCGTCTTCTTCGCCTTCCAACGGCAGTTCGTCACGGGGGTGATGGCCGGCGCGGTCAAGTGACGGCTCCCGGGCGGCCGGCGCGGGGAGCGGACCTCAACTCCGCGATGATCACGGCATTGACATGCCGCGTTGACGCTCCGTAACCCGAATGCCACACGGAGCGTAACCCGATCGCCGCGCGCGTGGTTCCTGGGCAATATGCCCGCGCCGACCCCTGGATGTGCCGTGCCCCGGTTCAGCGTCATCGTGCCCGCGTACAAGGTTCAGGCGTACCTCCAGGAGAGTCTGGATTCCGTCCTCTCCCAGTCGTATCCGGACCTGGAACTGATCGCGGTCGACGACGCCTCCCCGGACGCGTGCGGCGCGATCATCGACGAGTGCGCGGCGCGCGACTCCCGGGTCACCGCCGTCCACCTGGCGCACAACCTCGGCCTGGGCCCGGCCCGCAACGCGGGTGTGGCGCGGGCCACCGGCGACTACCTGATCTTCCTCGACGGCGACGACACCCTCGCCCCCGGCGCCCTCCAGGCCATCACCGACCGCCTCAAGGCGACCGGCTCCCCCGACGTCCTCGTCTACGACTACGCCCGCACCTTCTGGACCGGAGAACGGATCCGCAACCGCCTCGCCCACCGCCTGCGCGAGGACGGCCCCGCCAGCTTCCGCCTCGCCGACCGCCCGGCCCTGCTCGGCATGCTGATGGTCGCGTGGAACAAGGCGTACCGCCGCGAGTACGTCGAGCGCGAGGGCCTCGCGTTCCCGCCCGGCCTCTACGAGGACACCCCCTGGACCTATCCGGCGCTGCTCGCCGCCGAGTCCGTGGCCGTCCTCGACCGGGTCTGCGTCCACTACCGCCAGCGCCGCACCGGTTCGATCCTGACCACCGCCGGCCGCCGCCACCTCGACATCTTCGACCAGTACGAGCGCGTCTTCGGCTTCCTCGCCGCCCGCCCCGAACTGGAGCGCTGGCGGCCCGCCCTGCAGCGTCGGATGGCCGAGCACTTCTGCGCCGTCTACGCCGACCCGCGCCGCCTCCCGCGCGCCTGCCGCGCCGAGTTCTTCGCGCGGGCCTCGGCCCTGCTGCGCCGCCACCGCACCCCCGGCGTCGGCGCCGACGCCCTGCCGCTGTCCCTGACGCGCACCGACCGGCTGCGCCAGACCCTGATGCGCCTGGGCGCCCGGCGCACCTACCGGGTGCTGTCGCGGCTGCGCTCGGCGGGCCTCGCGACGGCCGGCGGGGCCCGCGTCCTGGGGCGGGGCCTGCGCGAGAGCGCCCTGCGCCTGCACTACCGGATCCAGCGGATGCTGCCGCTGCGCCCCGAACTGGCCGTGTTCTCCGCGTACTGGCACGGCGGCTACGCCTGCAACCCGGCGGCCATCGAGGCGAAGCTGCGGGAGCTGGCCCCGCGCATGCGCACCGCCTGGATCTGCGAGCCCGAGCACGCGGCCGGCGTGCCGACCGGTACCACGACGCTGCGCCCGGGGACGGCCGCGTACTGGACGGCCCTGGCCCGCGCCACCTACCTCACCACGAACGTCAACTTCGACCGTGCCCTCGTCAAGCGGCCGGGCCAGGTCCTGCTCCAGACCCAGCACGGCACCCCGCTCAAGCGGGTCGGCCTCGACCTCCAGGACCGGCCGGCGGCCACCCCGACCGCGGACTTCGCGGGGCTGCTGCGCGGCGCCGACCAGTGGGACTACCTGCTCTCCGCCAACCGGCACTCCACCCTCGTCTGGGAGAAGGCCGTCCCCGCCTCGTACACCACCCTCGAATACGGCTACCCGCGCAACGACGTCTTCCACCGGGCCACCCGCTCCGACGTCCTGGAGCTGCGCGAACGCCTGGGCATCACGCAGGGCACCACCGCGATCCTGTACGCCCCCACGCACCGCGACTACCGGCGCAGCATGCCCGAACACCTGGACTTCGAGCGCGTCCTGCGCGACCTGGGCCCGCGCTTCGTGCTGCTGACCCGCACCCACCTGACGTACGCGGGCGGCGACCACGCCCCGGCGGACGCGCACCCGCGCCTGATCGACGTCTCGGCGTACCCGTCGATCGAGGAGCTGTGCCTCGCCTCGGACGCGCTCGTCACCGACTACTCGTCCCTGATGTTCGACTACGCCGCCCTCGACCGCCCGATCGTGATCCACGCCGACGACTGGGAGGCGTACGAGGCGGCCCGCGGCACCTACTTCGACCTGCGGGCCTGCCCGCCCGGCGCGATCGCCCGGACCGAGGACGAGTTGGTCGACATCTTCGCGTCGGGCCACTGGCGGGGCTCGCGCTCGGCCCAGCTGCGGGCCGCGTTCCGCCGGCGGTTCTGCACCTGCGACGACGGCCACGCCGCCGAGCGGGTCGTGCGGCGGGTCTTCCTGGGCCAGTCCACGCCGGTCCCGGCGATCGTCCCGCTGGAGGACCGCCACCCGGCCCCCGCGGCCCCGTCCACCGTCCCGGAACCGACGCCGGCCCCGCTGGCGGCGGGGCTGTGGCCTTGAACCGCGCGGCCTTGAAGCGCGCGGCCTTGAGCGCGCGGCCTCAGGCGGTGTCCGCCTTCAGGCCCGCCACCACCGAGCGGGCCAAATCGTCCAGGTAGCCCGCCGGTACGGCGTCCCGTACGACCACCTGCCGCCAGTAGAGCGGGCCGATCGCGAGGTCGAGGGCACGCTCCGGGCAGGTCGACTCCGGCAGCTCACCGCGTGCCACGGCCTCCGCGACGATGCCCTCGGCCAGCCGCTTCTGCCCGTCGAGCAGGGCGCCCCGTACCGCGTCGGCGATCTCGGGGTTGCGCGCGGCCTCCACCAGCAGGTCCGGGATCACGGCCGAGGCCACCGGGTGGCGCAGCACGTGTGACATGACCTCCAGCAGGGCGCGTACGTCCCCGTAGAGGGAACCGGTGGCGGGCACGGGCAGGCCGTCGGCGGCGAAGGCCGCGACCAGGTCCAGCACGAGGTGCAGCTTCGACTTCCACCGCCGGTACACGGCCGTCTTGCCGACGCCGGCCCGCCGCGCGATGCCCTCGATGGACATCCGGGCGAAGCCCACGGCCGCCAGTTCCTCCACGACCGCCGCGCGGATCGCCTCGGTCACGTCCTCGCGCAGGACGGCGGCCCCGGCGGGGGCGCGGCGGGCGGGCGTGGGGGCGGGCTCGTTGGTCATGGACAGAGCATAGCCGCGCACGACGTCACCCCGGCGTCGCGACGATACGGTTGCGTTCCGACGTGTGCCGCCCTACGCTCGCCGTAGCGACGATACGGACCCGTCCCGTCGTTGTTGGCGCCCCCGACCCCGTCGAAAGCGACCCCCGTGACCGCGACCACCACGGCTCCCGCAGCCCCCGCAGCCCCCGCCACCGCGGCCGGGCCGGCGGAGCTGGCGGCGGCCCACGGCCTGACCGTCAGTGGCGCCCGGCCCTCCCTGCCCCGCTACGTGGCGCAGCTGTGGAGCCGACGCCACTTCGTGACGGCGTACGCCACCGCCCGGATGCACGCCACGTACAGCACGGCCAGGCTCGGCCAGGTCTGGCACCTGATGACCCCGCTGCTCAACGCGGCCGTCTACTACTTCATCTTCGGCATCGTCATGAAGGCGAGCCACGGCGTACCGGACTACGTGCCGTTCCTGATCACCGGTGTCTTCGTGTGGGACTTCATCGGCAGCTCCGTCAACGCCGGCACCCGCGCCGTCCACGGCAACCTCGGCCTGGTGCGCGCCCTGCACTTCCCGCGCGCCGCTCTGCCGCTCTCCTCGGTGGTGCAGCTCTTCCAGCAGCTCCTGATCACCATGGCGGCCCTGGTGGTGCTGCTCCTGGCGTTCGGCCAGACCCCGTCGCTCTCCTGGCTGATCGCCCTGCCGGCGCTGTTCCTGATGGCCGTCTTCTGCGCCGGCTGCGCCCTGGTCATGGCCCGGATCGGCAGCAAGAACCCGGATGTCGGCCAGCTCATGCCGTTCGTGCTGCGGACCTGGATGTACTCCTCGGGCGTGATGTGGTCCATCGACTCCATCCTCAGCACGGACCACCTGCCGCACTGGGTCTCGCTCCTGCTGAAGACCAACCCGGCCGCCGTCTACATCGACCTGATGCGTTTCGCCCTGATCGACGGCTTCGAGGCGAGCGCCCTTCCCCACCACGTGTGGCCGATCGCCATCGGCTGGGCCCTCCTCACCGGCGTCGGCGGATTCGTCTTCTTCTGGAAGGCAGAAGAGGAGTACGGCCGTGGCTGACCCCACCCCCACCGGCACGCGCGTCCCGACCGTCATCGCCGACGAGGTCCACGTGATCTACAAGGTGCACGGCTCCGGGCCCCGCAAGGGCGGCGCCACCGCCGCCCTCAGCCGGATCTTCTCCCGCGGGCCCGCGCCCGGCGTGCGCGAGGTGCACGCCGTCAAGGGCGTCAGCTTCACCGCGTACAAGGGCGAGGCCATCGGCCTGATCGGCTCCAACGGTTCGGGCAAGTCCACCCTCCTCAAGGCCATCGCCGGCCTCCAGCCCGTGGCCCGCGGCGCGGTCTACTCACACGGCCAGCCGTCCCTGCTCGGCGTGAACGCCGCCCTCATGAACGACCTCACCGGCGAACGCAACGTCGTCCTCGGCGGACTCGCGATGGGCATGACCCGCAACCAAATCCGCGAGCGCTACCAGGGCATCGTCGACTTCTCCGGCATCAACGAGAAGGGCGACTTCATCTCCCTGCCGATGCGCACCTACTCCTCCGGCATGGGCGCCCGCCTGCGCTTCTCCATCGCCGCCGCGAAGGACCACGACGTCCTGATGATCGACGAGGCCCTGGCCACCGGCGACGCCGCCTTCCAGCGCCGCAGCCAGGCCCGCATCGAGGAACTGCGCGAACGCGCCGGCACGGTCTTCCTCGTCAGCCACGGCATCGGCACGGTCCGCGAGACCTGCGACCGCGCCCTCTGGCTGGAGTCCGGCGTCCTGCGCATGGACGGCCCCGCCGCGCAGGTCTGCGACGCCTACGAGGCCTTCACCCGGGGCTGACGCACCGACGAAAAAGCACGACGCGAAGGCCCCGGCCCCCGGAACAGACGTTTCCGGGGGCCGGGGCCTTCGTACACCGTGCGCGAGCGGGATCAGCCGTGCGCGCGCAGCAGGCTGCGCATCGTGCGCATCGCCACCGACAGGTTGGCCAGGTCGAAGTCGTCCGAGCCCTGGATCTCGTCCAGGGTCGTCCGGGCCCGCCCGATGATCGCGGCGTTCTTGTCCTCCCAGGCCTTGAAGCGCTCCGCGGGGGTCGCCTCGCCGTCGCCCACCGCCAACACGTCGGCCGTCAGCGCCGCGTGCGCCGCGAAGAGGTCCTCACGGATGGACGCGCGGGCCATCGACTGCCAACGGTCCGCGCGCGGCAGCTCGATGATGCGGTCCATCAGCTGGGTGATGTCCAGGCGGTCGGCGAGGTCGTAGTACACCTCGGCGACGGCCAGCGAGTCGACACCCGTACGGTCCGCGATCGCGACGATGTCCAGCGTCGGGAAGGCCGACGAGAACCCGGCGACCTTCGCCGCGAGCTCCTCGGGCACGCCCTCGCCGGTCAGCTCGTCCATGACCGACCGGTACCAGTCCAGGTCCGCGCCGCGCACCAGCTTCGGCAGCTCGACCCAGACGCCGGCCACGCGCTCGCCGAACACCTCGACGGTCTCGGTGATCTGGAGCGGCTGCGGCCGGTTGTTGAGCAGCCAGCGCGTGCCGCGCTCGACCAGGCGCCGCGAGTGCAGCCGCACCCGGGTCTGGACGTCGGCGGCGACCTTGTTGTCGAGGGCCTCGACGGCGTCCCACACCTCGGCCAGGCCGAAGATCTCGCGGGCCGCGAGCTGCGCCCGGACGATCTCCTCCAGGGAGGCTCCGGTCTCCTCGCGCAGGCGGTGCAGGAACGTCGAACCACCGGTGTTGACGGTGTCGTTGACCAGCAGCGTGGTGATGATCTCCCGGCGCAGCGCGTGCCCGTCGATCTGGTCGGGGAACCGCTCGCGCAGGGCCGCCGGGAAGTAGGCGTGCAGCAGGCGGCGCAGGTACGGGTCGTCCGGCAGACCGGTCGCGATCAGCTCGTCCGCCACGGTGATCTTGGTGTAGGCGAACAGGACGGCCAGCTCCGGCTGGGTCAGGCCCTTGCCGTTGTTCAGCAGCTCGCGGATCTGCCGGTCGTTGGGCAGGAACTCCAGCTGGCGGTCGAGCAGTCCGTCGCGACCCAGGCGCCGCATGAAGCGCTGCTGGGCGTGGAGCAGGCTGGGTGCCTGGGCCGAGCCGTTGGCGAGGGCGACGTTCTGCGCGTAGTTGTTGCGCAGGACGAGGGTGCCGACCTCGTCGGTCATCTCGGCGAGCAGCTTGTTGCGCTGCTTGACGGTCATGTCGCCGTCGGCGACGACCGCGTTCAGCAGGATCTTGATGTTCACCTCGTGGTCGGAGGTGTCCACGCCCGCGCTGTTGTCGATGGCGTCGGTGTTGATCTTTCCGCCCTGGCCGCCGGCGCCGGTGCGGGCGAACTCGATGCGGCCGAGCTGGGTCAGACCGAGGTTGCCGCCCTCGCCGATGACCTGGGCGCGCACCTCGGAGCCGTTGACGCGGATGGCGTCGTTGGCCTTGTCGCCGACGTCGGCGTGCGTCTCGGCGGTCGCCTTGACGTACGTGCCGATGCCGCCGTTCCACAGCAGGTCGACGGGGGCCCGCAGGACGGCCTGCATCAGTTCGGCCGGGGTCATCTTGGTGACGCCCGCCTCGATGCCCAGGGCCGCGCGCATCTGCGCGTTGACCGGGATCGCCTTGGCGCTGCGCGGGTGGATGCCGCCGCCCGCCGACAGCAGGGCGGTGTCGTAGTCGGCCCAGGAGGAACGCGGCAGGTCGAAGAGGCGGCGGCGCTCCGCGTAGGAGACGGCCGCGTCCGGGTTGGGGTCGATGAAGATGTGCCGGTGATCGAATGCCGCGACGAGACGGATGTGCTCGGAGAGCAGCATGCCGTTGCCGAAGACGTCACCGGACATGTCGCCGACGCCGACGACCGTGAAGTCCTGCGTCTGGGTGTCGTGGCCCAGCTCGCGGAAGTGGCGCTTGACCGACTCCCAGGCACCGCGGGCGGTGATGCCCATGCCCTTGTGGTCGTAGCCGGCGGAGCCGCCGGAGGCGAAGGCGTCGCCCAGCCAGAAGCCGTAGGACTCGGCGACACCGTTGGCGATGTCGGAGAAGGTCGCGGTGCCCTTGTCGGCGGCGACGACCAGGTAGGTGTCGTCCTCGTCGTGCCGGACGACGCCCTGCGGCGGGACGACCGCGCCCGCGACCATGTTGTCGGTGATGTCGAGCAGCGCCGAGATGAAGATCTTGTAGGAGGCGATGCCCTCGGCGAGCCACGCGTCGCGGTCCACCGACGGGTCGGGGAGGTTCTTCGCGACGAAGCCGCCCTTGGCGCCGACCGGCACGATGACGGTGTTCTTGACCATCTGCGCCTTGACCAGGCCGAGGATCTCCGTACGGAAGTCCTCGCGGCGGTCGGACCAGCGCAGGCCACCGCGGGCGACCTTGCCGAAGCGCAGGTGGACGCCCTCGACGCGCGGCGAGTACACCCAGATCTCGAAGGCGGGTCGCGGCGCCGGCAGGTCCGGGATGGCCTGCGGGTCGAACTTCATCGACACGTACGAGTGCTGCTCGCCCGCGCTGTCCAG
Coding sequences:
- a CDS encoding carbohydrate ABC transporter permease; protein product: MSPAHDGASRSEAPRSEATRSSRLAAVAAGGALRVFLVVAALFWLLPTLGLLISSFLSPTDLGKGGWWQVLAEPARLTASNYARLLENDTITGSLLSTVAIAVPATLLVIVLGSFAGYAFAWLEFPGRDWLFLVVVGLLVVPVQVALIPVSELFGSIGLFETTAGVVLFHTAFGLPFAVFLLRNFFAEIPRELLEAARLDGAGELRLFARVVLPLGGPAIASLGIFQFLWVWNDMLVALVFADSANPPVTVALQQQVRQFGNNIDVLAPGAFLSMVVPLVVFFAFQRQFVTGVMAGAVK
- a CDS encoding bifunctional glycosyltransferase family 2 protein/CDP-glycerol:glycerophosphate glycerophosphotransferase; protein product: MPRFSVIVPAYKVQAYLQESLDSVLSQSYPDLELIAVDDASPDACGAIIDECAARDSRVTAVHLAHNLGLGPARNAGVARATGDYLIFLDGDDTLAPGALQAITDRLKATGSPDVLVYDYARTFWTGERIRNRLAHRLREDGPASFRLADRPALLGMLMVAWNKAYRREYVEREGLAFPPGLYEDTPWTYPALLAAESVAVLDRVCVHYRQRRTGSILTTAGRRHLDIFDQYERVFGFLAARPELERWRPALQRRMAEHFCAVYADPRRLPRACRAEFFARASALLRRHRTPGVGADALPLSLTRTDRLRQTLMRLGARRTYRVLSRLRSAGLATAGGARVLGRGLRESALRLHYRIQRMLPLRPELAVFSAYWHGGYACNPAAIEAKLRELAPRMRTAWICEPEHAAGVPTGTTTLRPGTAAYWTALARATYLTTNVNFDRALVKRPGQVLLQTQHGTPLKRVGLDLQDRPAATPTADFAGLLRGADQWDYLLSANRHSTLVWEKAVPASYTTLEYGYPRNDVFHRATRSDVLELRERLGITQGTTAILYAPTHRDYRRSMPEHLDFERVLRDLGPRFVLLTRTHLTYAGGDHAPADAHPRLIDVSAYPSIEELCLASDALVTDYSSLMFDYAALDRPIVIHADDWEAYEAARGTYFDLRACPPGAIARTEDELVDIFASGHWRGSRSAQLRAAFRRRFCTCDDGHAAERVVRRVFLGQSTPVPAIVPLEDRHPAPAAPSTVPEPTPAPLAAGLWP
- a CDS encoding TetR/AcrR family transcriptional regulator, with amino-acid sequence MTNEPAPTPARRAPAGAAVLREDVTEAIRAAVVEELAAVGFARMSIEGIARRAGVGKTAVYRRWKSKLHLVLDLVAAFAADGLPVPATGSLYGDVRALLEVMSHVLRHPVASAVIPDLLVEAARNPEIADAVRGALLDGQKRLAEGIVAEAVARGELPESTCPERALDLAIGPLYWRQVVVRDAVPAGYLDDLARSVVAGLKADTA
- a CDS encoding ABC transporter permease, which produces MTATTTAPAAPAAPATAAGPAELAAAHGLTVSGARPSLPRYVAQLWSRRHFVTAYATARMHATYSTARLGQVWHLMTPLLNAAVYYFIFGIVMKASHGVPDYVPFLITGVFVWDFIGSSVNAGTRAVHGNLGLVRALHFPRAALPLSSVVQLFQQLLITMAALVVLLLAFGQTPSLSWLIALPALFLMAVFCAGCALVMARIGSKNPDVGQLMPFVLRTWMYSSGVMWSIDSILSTDHLPHWVSLLLKTNPAAVYIDLMRFALIDGFEASALPHHVWPIAIGWALLTGVGGFVFFWKAEEEYGRG
- a CDS encoding ABC transporter ATP-binding protein, encoding MADPTPTGTRVPTVIADEVHVIYKVHGSGPRKGGATAALSRIFSRGPAPGVREVHAVKGVSFTAYKGEAIGLIGSNGSGKSTLLKAIAGLQPVARGAVYSHGQPSLLGVNAALMNDLTGERNVVLGGLAMGMTRNQIRERYQGIVDFSGINEKGDFISLPMRTYSSGMGARLRFSIAAAKDHDVLMIDEALATGDAAFQRRSQARIEELRERAGTVFLVSHGIGTVRETCDRALWLESGVLRMDGPAAQVCDAYEAFTRG
- a CDS encoding NAD-glutamate dehydrogenase — encoded protein: MQTKLDEAKAELLARAARVAENSPAGGLLPTGSEQGERPDRDTTLSYLQRYYLHTAPEDLLDRDPVDVFGAALSHYRLAETRPQGTANVRVHTPTVEENGWTSSHSVVEVVTDDMPFLVDSVTNELSRQGRGIHLVIHPQVVVRRDVTGRLIEILGPDCEAHGPKTTRPHDSLVESWIHVEIDRETDKADLKQITGDLLRVLSDVRESVEDWEKMRDAALRIADELPNEPTAPDLREYELEEARELLRWLADDHFTFIGYREYNLVDGDALAAVPGTGLGILRSDPVHTGQEDAHPVSPSFNRLPADARAKAREHRLLVLTKANSRATVHRPSYLDYVGVKKFDADGNVVGERRFLGLFSSAAYTESVRRVPVIRRKVAEVLEQAGFAPSSHDGRDLLQILETYPRDELFQTPVGKLREIVTSVLYLQERRRLRLYLRQDEYGRYYSALVYLPRDRFTTGVRLRLMDILKEELGGTSVDFTAWNTESVLSRIHFVVRVPQGTQLPELTDADVERVEARLVEAARSWADGFQEALIAELGEERAAELLRKYGTSFPEGYKADHSPRSAVADLCHLERLSASDREFALSLYEPVGAGPGERRFKIYRTGEQVSLSAVLPVLQRLGVEVTDERPYELRRTDRVSAWIYDFGLRMPVTAGNGETFLGDDARERFQEAFAAVWTGAAENDNFNTLVLGAGLTWRQAVVLRAYAKYMRQAGSTFSQDYMEDTLRNNVHTTRLLVSLFEARMSPVRQTAGTELVDAMLEELDGALDQVASLDEDRILRSFLTLIKATLRTNFFQLDSAGEQHSYVSMKFDPQAIPDLPAPRPAFEIWVYSPRVEGVHLRFGKVARGGLRWSDRREDFRTEILGLVKAQMVKNTVIVPVGAKGGFVAKNLPDPSVDRDAWLAEGIASYKIFISALLDITDNMVAGAVVPPQGVVRHDEDDTYLVVAADKGTATFSDIANGVAESYGFWLGDAFASGGSAGYDHKGMGITARGAWESVKRHFRELGHDTQTQDFTVVGVGDMSGDVFGNGMLLSEHIRLVAAFDHRHIFIDPNPDAAVSYAERRRLFDLPRSSWADYDTALLSAGGGIHPRSAKAIPVNAQMRAALGIEAGVTKMTPAELMQAVLRAPVDLLWNGGIGTYVKATAETHADVGDKANDAIRVNGSEVRAQVIGEGGNLGLTQLGRIEFARTGAGGQGGKINTDAIDNSAGVDTSDHEVNIKILLNAVVADGDMTVKQRNKLLAEMTDEVGTLVLRNNYAQNVALANGSAQAPSLLHAQQRFMRRLGRDGLLDRQLEFLPNDRQIRELLNNGKGLTQPELAVLFAYTKITVADELIATGLPDDPYLRRLLHAYFPAALRERFPDQIDGHALRREIITTLLVNDTVNTGGSTFLHRLREETGASLEEIVRAQLAAREIFGLAEVWDAVEALDNKVAADVQTRVRLHSRRLVERGTRWLLNNRPQPLQITETVEVFGERVAGVWVELPKLVRGADLDWYRSVMDELTGEGVPEELAAKVAGFSSAFPTLDIVAIADRTGVDSLAVAEVYYDLADRLDITQLMDRIIELPRADRWQSMARASIREDLFAAHAALTADVLAVGDGEATPAERFKAWEDKNAAIIGRARTTLDEIQGSDDFDLANLSVAMRTMRSLLRAHG